The following proteins are co-located in the Festucalex cinctus isolate MCC-2025b chromosome 15, RoL_Fcin_1.0, whole genome shotgun sequence genome:
- the cops4 gene encoding COP9 signalosome complex subunit 4, translated as MATEVRQELAQLMNSFGSHKDLSAKYRQILEKAVQFTDADQLESLKAFVEAMVNENVSLVISRQLLTDFCTHLPNLPDATAKAVYHFTLEKIQPRVISFEEQVASIRQHLATIYEKEGDWRNAAQVLVGIPLETGQKQYNVDYKLDTYLKIARLYLEDDDPVQAEAYINRASLLQNESSNEQLQIHYKVCYARVLDFRRKFIEAAQRYNELSYKSIVHESERLEALKHALNCTILASAGQQRSRMLATLFKDERCQQLAAYGILEKMYLDRIIRGNQLQEFAAMLMPHQKATTADGSSILDRAVIEHNLLSASKLYNNITFEELGALLEIPPAKAEKIASQMITEGRMNGFIDQIDGIVHFETREPLPTWDKQIQSLCFQVNNLLEKIRQAAPEWAAQAMETQMSQ; from the exons ATGGCCACCGAAGTGCGGCAGGAGCTCGCACAGCTGATGAATTCTTTTGGCTCCCACAAAGATCTCTCGGCCAA ATATAGACAAATCCTGGAAAAGGCTGTCCAATTCACAGATGCAGATCAGCTTGAATCCTTGAAGGCCTTTGTTGAAGCAA tggtcaatGAAAATGTGAGTTTAGTCATCTCGAGACAACTGCTCACGGACTTCTGCACACATCTGCCCAACTTGCCCGACGCCACGGCCAAGGCGGTGTATCACTTCACCTTAGAGAAGATCCAGCCGAGGGTCATTTCCTTTGAGGAGCAG GTGGCCTCCATCAGACAGCACTTAGCGACTATTTATGAAAAGGAGGGCGACTGGAGGAACGCCGCCCAAGTTCTAGTCGGCATTCCTCTGGAGACGGGGCAAAA GCAATATAATGTCGACTACAAGTTGGACACTTACCTGAAAATAGCCCGCCTCTATCTGGAGGACGACGACCCGGTGCAGGCTGAGGCCTACATCAACAGAGCCTCGCTACTTCAGAATGAGTCGTCCAACGAGCAGCTGCAAATACATTACAAG GTGTGCTACGCCAGGGTCCTCGACTTCAGGAGGAAGTTCATTGAAGCAGCGCAGCGATACAACGAGCTGTCTTACAAATCCATCGTCCACGAGAGCGAGCGTCTGGAGGCGCTCAAGCACGCGCTCAACTGCACCATTTTGGCGTCCGCAG GCCAGCAACGTTCCCGCATGTTGGCCACCCTCTTCAAGGACGAGCGCTGCCAGCAGCTGGCCGCGTACGGGAttctggagaaaatgtatctggaCCGCATCATCCGGGGGAACCAGCTGCAGGAGTTTGCGGCCATGCTCATGCCTCACCAGAAGGCCACCACGGCAGACG GCTCCAGCATCTTGGACAGAGCTGTGATCGAGCACAACCTTCTCTCCGCCAGTAAACTTTACAACAACATCACCTTTGAAGAGCTCGGAGCACTTTTGGAAATCCCTCCGGCCAAA GCTGAGAAGATTGCGTCGCAAATGATCACTGAAGGACGCATGAACGGGTTCATCGACCAGATTGATGGCATCGTGCACTTTGAGA CACGAGAGCCGCTTCCCACGTGGGACAAGCAGATCCAGTCGCTGTGTTTCCAGGTCAACAACCTCCTGGAAAAGATCCGACAGGCAGCTCCCGAGTGGGCCGCCCAAGCCATGGAGACCCAGATGAGTCAATAG